The following proteins come from a genomic window of Streptomyces sp. NBC_01716:
- a CDS encoding GntR family transcriptional regulator, with protein MIEFRIDRRSGVATYLQIVQQTKQALRLGLLEPGDKLPTAREVVEATAINPNTVLKAYRELEREGLAEGRRGLGTFVRGTLGGDSADHRALRAELRAELAAWTERARAGGLEKDDLAALFASVLDEHFEKAGQQKTDQQQGDPS; from the coding sequence GGTGTCGCCACATACCTCCAGATCGTCCAGCAGACCAAACAGGCCCTCCGGCTCGGCCTGCTGGAGCCCGGCGACAAACTGCCCACGGCACGCGAGGTCGTGGAGGCCACCGCCATCAACCCCAACACCGTCCTCAAGGCCTACCGCGAGCTCGAACGCGAGGGCCTGGCCGAGGGCCGCCGCGGCCTCGGCACCTTCGTACGCGGCACCCTCGGCGGCGACTCGGCCGACCACCGCGCCCTGCGCGCCGAGTTGCGCGCCGAACTCGCCGCGTGGACCGAACGGGCCCGCGCGGGCGGGCTGGAGAAGGACGACCTGGCCGCGCTCTTCGCCTCCGTCCTGGACGAGCACTTCGAAAAAGCGGGCCAGCAGAAAACGGACCAGCAACAGGGGGATCCCTCATGA
- a CDS encoding ABC transporter ATP-binding protein, giving the protein MTAAAIEATGLGKRYRRKGRPAVRDCSFRVPAGRVCALVGPNGAGKSTLLALAAGLLPATEGSVRVLGERPADARDRVAYVAQDKPLYGQLTIRDTLRMGRELNPGRWDAETAERIVTEGRLDPAVRVRTLSGGQRTRVALALALGKRPELMLLDEPMADLDPLARHQLMGTLMAEAAAHHTTVVISSHILTELEGTCDFLLLVDGGHIRLGGETEDLLTAHRLVNGPVRDLAPHTVVESRTTGRQLTALIRPEGPVDTDWETLHPSLEDLLLAHLRSPGAPVLLTPSADHNDRAAVTA; this is encoded by the coding sequence ATGACCGCCGCCGCTATCGAGGCCACCGGCCTCGGCAAGCGCTACCGGAGGAAAGGCCGCCCGGCCGTGCGTGACTGCTCGTTCCGCGTGCCCGCCGGCCGCGTCTGCGCCCTCGTCGGCCCCAACGGCGCAGGCAAGTCCACCCTCCTCGCCCTGGCCGCCGGGCTGCTGCCGGCCACCGAGGGAAGCGTGCGCGTCCTCGGCGAGCGTCCCGCCGATGCCCGCGACCGCGTCGCGTACGTCGCCCAGGACAAGCCCCTGTATGGGCAGTTGACGATCCGCGACACCCTGCGCATGGGCCGCGAGCTGAACCCCGGCCGCTGGGACGCCGAGACCGCCGAGCGGATCGTCACCGAGGGCCGGCTCGACCCCGCCGTACGCGTCCGGACCCTCTCCGGCGGCCAGCGCACCCGCGTCGCGCTCGCCCTCGCCCTCGGCAAACGTCCCGAACTGATGCTGCTGGACGAGCCGATGGCCGACCTCGATCCACTCGCCCGCCACCAGCTCATGGGCACGCTCATGGCCGAGGCCGCCGCGCACCACACCACGGTCGTGATCTCGTCGCACATCCTCACCGAGCTGGAAGGCACCTGCGACTTCCTGCTGCTCGTCGACGGCGGCCACATCCGGCTCGGTGGCGAGACCGAAGACCTGCTCACCGCGCACCGGCTCGTCAACGGCCCCGTACGGGACCTCGCCCCTCACACGGTCGTCGAGTCCCGCACCACCGGCCGTCAGCTCACCGCGCTGATCCGGCCCGAAGGTCCCGTCGACACCGACTGGGAGACCCTGCACCCCTCCTTGGAGGACCTGTTGCTCGCCCATCTGCGCTCTCCCGGGGCGCCCGTACTCCTCACCCCCAGCGCCGACCACAACGACCGCGCGGCGGTGACGGCATGA